One region of Quercus lobata isolate SW786 chromosome 2, ValleyOak3.0 Primary Assembly, whole genome shotgun sequence genomic DNA includes:
- the LOC115976664 gene encoding GDSL esterase/lipase At3g27950-like codes for MDSMRLCCVLVVSVVSLVRFPALVVGGLRCDFPAIYNFGDSNSDTGGISAALSEIHTPNGETFFGHPSGRACDGRLIIDFIAKELKLPYLSAYLDSLGTNFRHGANFATGGSSIRPGGYSPFHLGIQTSQFIQFKSRTTALYNQLSPNSRETPLLKARLSRPKDFSKAIYTFDIGQNDLGFGFQHTTIEEVRLSIPNILSQWSQAVHLLYKEGARVFWVHNTGPIGCLPYTVIYQSKSGNLDQIGCVKPQNEVAQEFNRQLKDMVYQLRAQLPNAAFTYVDVYSAKYALISNAKNEGFVDPFEFCCGSFYGYHINCGQRATVNGTVYGNPCHNPSMHISWDGIHYSDAANLWIAKRILNGSLSDPPVSIGEACYHPNNL; via the exons ATGGACTCAATGAGGCTATGCTGTGTGTTGGTGGTATCGGTTGTGAGCCTGGTAAGATTTCCAGCATTGGTGGTGGGTGGTCTAAGATGTGATTTTCCAGCTATATACAACTTTGGAGACTCAAACTCAGACACAGGAGGCATTTCAGCAGCTTTATCAGAGATTCATACACCCAATGGTGAAACCTTCTTTGGACACCCTTCAGGAAGGGCTTGTGATGGTCGACTCATCATTGATTTTATAG CTAAGGAGCTGAAGTTACCGTACCTGAGTGCATACTTGGACTCACTAGGTACAAATTTTAGGCATGGTGCAAATTTTGCAACAGGTGGTTCATCAATTCGCCCAGGTGGTTATAGTCCATTCCATCTTGGCATTCAAACATCCCAGTTCATACAATTCAAATCTCGTACAACTGCTCTATATAATCAACTCAGCCCCAACAGTA GAGAGACCCCACTACTTAAAGCACGGCTCTCAAGGCCTAAGGACTTCTCAAAGGCTATTTACACATTTGATATTGGACAGAACGATcttggttttggttttcaaCACACAACAATAGAAGAAGTTCGACTGTCCATTCCTAATATCTTAAGCCAGTGGTCCCAAGCAGTGCAT CTATTATACAAGGAAGGTGCAAGAGTATTTTGGGTACATAATACTGGCCCAATTGGTTGCTTGCCATATACTGTTATATACCAATCAAAGTCAGGTAATCTGGACCAGATTGGGTGTGTGAAGCCTCAGAATGAGGTAGCTCAGGAGTTTAACAGGCAGCTTAAGGACATGGTGTATCAGCTGAGGGCACAGCTTCCTAATGCAGCATTTACATATGTTGATGTGTATTCAGCTAAATATGCTCTCATTAGCAATGCAAAGAATGAAG GTTTTGTTGATCCATTTGAATTCTGCTGTGGGAGTTTCTATGGGTACCATATTAATTGTGGGCAGAGAGCCACGGTTAATGGAACAGTATATGGTAACCCATGCCACAATCCATCAATGCACATTAGCTGGGATGGCATACACTACTCTGATGCAGCTAACCTATGGATTGCAAAGAGAATTCTCAATGGTTCCTTATCTGATCCACCGGTTTCTATTGGGGAGGCTTGTTATCATCCAAATAATTTGTAA